The following coding sequences are from one Rutidosis leptorrhynchoides isolate AG116_Rl617_1_P2 chromosome 11, CSIRO_AGI_Rlap_v1, whole genome shotgun sequence window:
- the LOC139877093 gene encoding S-adenosyl-L-methionine:benzoic acid/salicylic acid carboxyl methyltransferase 3-like — protein sequence MDLVKFFHMNGGIGDESYAHNSGLQRVGLMKTQGIIEEAIRELYYNNPECRKKLIIADLGCSVGTNTLLVSSFVLNVAARTSLELGLKSPEVQINLNDLPTNDFNTIFTSLPEHNENLINEHQPLCYFTGVPGSFYNRLFPAKSINFIHSSYSLNWLSKFPKLEEINKGTIYLTTTTPKSVIKAYYEQFRKDFLGFLKCRSEELVAGGRMILTMFGRTTDEPHDETYYSWKPLAMALQEMVIEGLVDEEKLDSFNLPLFEPSTTEIKNLVDTQGYFTINHLDTYFIEVDPLKTDKYNDVNLYEDRGVVHTMANSVRAASESLVANHFGEAIVDDAFMRYAKILRSNKEKGGLASHSVSLIKKA from the exons ATGGACTTGGTAAAGTTCTTTCACATGAATGGTGGAATTGGAGATGAGAGTTACGCACATAACTCTGGCCTTCAG AGAGTAGGCCTGATGAAAACGCAAGGCATAATAGAAGAAGCGATCCGCGAACTGTATTACAACAATCCCGAGTGCCGTAAAAAGCTAATAATTGCTGATCTTGGATGTTCAGTGGGAACCAATACACTTTTAGTATCATCATTTGTTCTCAATGTAGCCGCTAGGACAAGCCTTGAATTGGGTCTAAAATCTCCTGAAGTTCAAATTAATCTCAATGATCTGCCAACAAATGATTTTAACACCATTTTCACTTCATTACCTGAACATAACGAAAACTTAATTAACGAACATCAACCGTTGTGCTACTTTACTGGTGTTCCTGGATCATTTTACAACAGATTGTTTCCTGCAAAAAGTATTAATTTCATCCACTCTTCCTATAGTCTCAATTGGTTATCAAAG TTTCCCAAACTAGAAGAGATCAACAAAGGGACCATATACTTAACAACTACGACTCCGAAAAGTGTAATTAAGGCTTACTATGAACAATTCCGAAAAGATTTCTTGGGATTCTTGAAGTGTCGTTCAGAGGAGTTGGTGGCCGGAGGACGAATGATTTTGACAATGTTTGGTAGGACGACTGATGAGCCTCATGATGAAACTTACTATTCTTGGAAGCCATTGGCTATGGCTCTCCAGGAAATGGTAATTGAG GGCCTAGTAGATGAAGAGAAATTGGATTCATTCAACCTTCCTCTTTTTGAACCATCCACTACAGAGATTAAGAACTTGGTAGACACACAAGGTTACTTCACAATTAATCACCTAGACACATATTTTATAGAAGTTGATCCTTTAAAAACAGATAAATACAACGACGTCAATTTATATGAGGATCGTGGTGTAGTACATACTATGGCTAACAGCGTCAGAGCTGCATCAGAGTCGTTGGTTGCTAATCACTTTGGTGAAGCAATTGTCGATGACGCTTTTATGAGGTATGCAAAAATTCTCCGTAGCAACAAGGAGAAAGGGGGTCTTGCTTCGCACTCTGTATCTTTGATTAAAAAGGCATGA